A window of Streptomyces sp. NBC_01689 genomic DNA:
CGTTGAGGGCGGCCTTGGCGAGTCTGATCAGCTCGCCGTCCTTGGCGGCGATCTCGCGCGCCAGCTCCAGGGCCGCGGCCCGCAGCCGCGCGCGCGGTACGACCCTCCACACCGAGCCGTGCGCGTGCAGCTCGGCCGCGGTCGCCGTGCGCGCGGTGTAGTACAGCGCGCGCATCAGGTGCCCCGGGACCAGGCGGGCCAGGTGGGTGGCCGCGCCGAGGGCGCCGCGGTCCAGCTCGGGCAGGCCGAAGGTGGCGTCCTCGCTCGCCACGATCGCGTCCGCGTTCCCCACCAGTCCTATCCCGCCGCCCAGGCAGAATCCGTGGACCTCCGCGACGACCGGCACCTCGCACTCGTAGACCGCCGCGAAGGCCTCGGAACAGCCGCGGTTGGCGCCGACCAGCGCGCGGTGGCCCGCGGTCGCGCGCGTCTCCCGCTGCATCTCCTTGATGTCCACGCCCGCGTTGAAACCGCGCCCGGCGGCGGTCAGCACGACACAGTGCGTCCCGGGGTCGCGGCCCGCGGCCCGCACGGCGTCGGCCAGGTCGAACCAGCCGCGCACGGGCAGCGCGTTGACCGGCGGGAAGTCGACCGTGACGACGGAGATCCGGTTTTCCGGCGACGAGGTGGAGACACCCATGGACGCATCAGCTACCTTCCCACCAAACGTTTGTTAGGTGCAGTGTCGAAGCTAGCAGCGAATGCATCCGCGCGGGAGGCCCTGTGGACAACGTGGACGGCACGGACGGCACGGGGGTCTCGGGTCTCGTCGGGCGGACCGTGGTCGTGACCGGCGGGACCCGCGGGGTCGGCGCCGGGATCGCGCGGGCCTTCGTGGGGGCGGGCGCGACGGTGCTGGTCTGCGCCCGAAGGCCCCCCGGAACACCTGTGCCGGGGGTGGAGTTCGTCCCCCTCGATCTCTGCGACCCGTCCGCCGTGCACACCTTCTTCGGTGCGCTTCCCCGGCTCGACGTACTGGTCAACAACGCCGGCGGCGCCCCGTACCGCCCCCTGGCCGACGCCGGCGCCGAGCGGCACGCCCGCGTGATCGCGCTCAACCTGGTCGCGCCGCTGACCGCCTCGCTCGCCGCGTACGCGCACCTCCGGCGGGCCGGCGGCTCGATCGTGATGATCGGCAGCGTGAGCGGGACGCGCCCGTCGCCCGGTTCGGCGGCGTACGGGGCGGCCAAGGCG
This region includes:
- a CDS encoding enoyl-CoA hydratase family protein, producing the protein MGVSTSSPENRISVVTVDFPPVNALPVRGWFDLADAVRAAGRDPGTHCVVLTAAGRGFNAGVDIKEMQRETRATAGHRALVGANRGCSEAFAAVYECEVPVVAEVHGFCLGGGIGLVGNADAIVASEDATFGLPELDRGALGAATHLARLVPGHLMRALYYTARTATAAELHAHGSVWRVVPRARLRAAALELAREIAAKDGELIRLAKAALNGIDPVDVRRSYRFEQGFTFEASLSGVADRVRDTFGREAPARGDADHGDVHHGEADRGDAHHKGAGHGKQEAGR
- a CDS encoding SDR family oxidoreductase; the encoded protein is MDNVDGTDGTGVSGLVGRTVVVTGGTRGVGAGIARAFVGAGATVLVCARRPPGTPVPGVEFVPLDLCDPSAVHTFFGALPRLDVLVNNAGGAPYRPLADAGAERHARVIALNLVAPLTASLAAYAHLRRAGGSIVMIGSVSGTRPSPGSAAYGAAKAGLENLARSMAVEWAPAVRVNTLVVGMVRTELSHLHYGGEDGVAAVSRTVPLGRLAEPYDVGEAAVFLASDAAAYISGASLLVHGGGERPAFLDAATVNRADPTGRSGPPGGER